The following proteins come from a genomic window of Finegoldia magna ATCC 29328:
- a CDS encoding PD-(D/E)XK nuclease family protein encodes MNNRIVYTNSNSSKLFDDNISYLKNQITNGNTDFILILPNRKLIKNIRNKFLKEQSVLCDVKIWTIDDLVNASDISTYLTDLILRIAIQELIDEGEFEDNKFFNSNGMINSSKRFISACKYSNKSIGDLGEISTHNISLNILSKVYQRYQKIMSQYNLLDKFDAYETHNFNIQKNKDIYIHGFSEFRPIELEVIKQLENYDINVYVFVDYYNEYKSKLANQLQDIGFEVVQNDEKSNPNKFIEKKVVKLTNEILEKDRLIDEIANDSYIYDYNKMAILLEKDSSKREILNTLKLHDIPVFGDDYISYRDYKIFSDIINLLDKNRSFKQYIFSLLDSCFLEFDLKDKINFRNILSDFDFDKWEDLEKILKLNVNYGTNLKILEKIKSYYHSFIETDNMILSNLIELVQQKESEDVGFKLFAEKLLIILEDLDKTHDELVKKSKNINSYLIDLIKILKVDSTDYLVDGIRIYSLTDIRLSNYDVLYVVNMNDDVIPGKMNYDFFNNEDNIVFLQKNGIDILSDADNRRRNIDRFIDAVSRADSKIYLSYNTESNVKSRLILDKNIKQNQKIAKINSQNIKKVDTKKLHSISVYEKYSLKQHLNRIESRISSKDISDFEVDDKTTQYILSKELSSTKLETYFECPMKFYFRYYLKLRPQIKSRLLDIGTILHNTLEEFYGINISQIKDAIDGKCELDISSLDGLLKNSFEKFGLNTDIKENEFDYEKYLNKLKDFVRTDIYNMKNEPEKFYPFKLEEDFIISLDESTKFTGRIDRVDKTDSGKIRLIDYKLSKNSFRKAKDLDKNKGFQFAIYSSYGDVVSCKYKSIKDNDEYEFLQNISKDQLDEIMIQKVNEFRENIRNKRLFIKASDDNSCKYCDYNKICKLKNTEGEASND; translated from the coding sequence ATGAACAATAGAATTGTATACACTAATTCAAATTCTTCAAAACTTTTTGACGATAATATATCTTATTTAAAAAATCAGATTACGAATGGAAATACTGATTTTATTTTGATTTTGCCAAATAGAAAGTTAATCAAAAATATTCGAAACAAGTTTTTGAAAGAACAATCAGTGTTATGTGATGTGAAGATATGGACTATTGACGATTTAGTGAATGCTTCAGATATTTCAACTTATTTGACAGACCTTATTTTGAGAATAGCTATTCAAGAACTCATTGATGAGGGTGAGTTTGAAGATAATAAATTCTTCAATTCGAATGGAATGATAAATTCATCCAAAAGATTTATTTCTGCATGCAAGTATTCAAATAAAAGCATAGGTGATCTTGGAGAAATTTCAACACACAATATTAGCTTGAATATTTTGAGCAAAGTATACCAGAGATACCAAAAAATTATGAGTCAATATAATCTTCTGGATAAATTTGATGCTTATGAAACACATAATTTCAACATACAAAAAAACAAGGATATTTACATTCATGGATTCAGTGAGTTTCGTCCAATCGAATTGGAAGTTATAAAACAGTTGGAAAATTACGATATCAATGTCTATGTTTTTGTCGATTATTATAATGAATACAAAAGCAAATTGGCAAATCAATTGCAAGATATTGGATTTGAAGTTGTTCAAAACGATGAAAAATCAAACCCGAACAAATTTATAGAAAAAAAGGTTGTTAAATTAACCAACGAAATATTAGAAAAAGACAGACTAATCGATGAGATTGCAAATGATTCATATATCTATGACTATAATAAAATGGCAATTCTTTTAGAAAAGGATTCATCAAAAAGAGAAATACTGAACACTTTAAAACTACACGATATTCCAGTTTTTGGAGACGATTATATTTCATACCGAGACTACAAAATTTTTTCTGATATTATTAATTTATTAGATAAAAATAGATCTTTCAAGCAGTATATTTTTTCTTTACTAGATAGTTGCTTTCTTGAATTTGATTTGAAAGATAAAATTAATTTCAGAAACATATTGTCGGATTTTGATTTTGACAAATGGGAAGATTTAGAAAAAATTTTAAAATTAAATGTAAATTACGGAACTAATTTAAAAATTCTAGAAAAAATTAAATCATATTACCATTCTTTTATAGAAACGGACAATATGATTTTGTCTAATCTTATTGAGCTTGTTCAACAAAAAGAGAGCGAGGATGTAGGATTTAAATTGTTTGCTGAAAAACTTTTAATAATCCTTGAAGATTTGGACAAAACACATGATGAACTTGTTAAAAAATCGAAAAACATTAACTCTTATTTGATAGATTTGATAAAAATTTTGAAAGTGGATTCTACAGATTATTTAGTTGATGGAATTAGAATATACAGCTTGACAGATATTAGGCTTTCAAACTACGATGTTTTATACGTCGTAAATATGAATGATGATGTAATTCCAGGGAAGATGAATTATGATTTCTTTAACAACGAGGACAACATAGTTTTTCTACAAAAAAATGGAATTGATATTTTGTCTGATGCAGATAATAGAAGACGAAATATTGACAGATTTATTGATGCTGTTAGCAGAGCGGATAGCAAAATTTATCTATCGTATAATACTGAAAGCAATGTAAAATCAAGGTTGATTTTAGATAAAAACATAAAACAAAATCAAAAAATCGCTAAAATTAATTCACAAAACATCAAAAAAGTCGATACCAAAAAATTACACAGTATATCAGTTTATGAAAAATACTCTCTAAAACAACATTTGAATAGAATTGAAAGTAGAATATCATCAAAGGATATTTCTGATTTTGAAGTAGACGATAAGACTACTCAATATATTTTGAGCAAAGAATTATCATCAACTAAACTTGAAACATACTTTGAATGTCCAATGAAATTTTATTTTAGATATTATTTGAAACTAAGACCACAAATAAAATCAAGACTATTGGATATTGGAACTATTTTGCACAACACATTAGAAGAATTTTATGGAATTAATATTTCTCAAATAAAAGATGCTATTGATGGGAAGTGTGAATTAGATATATCCAGTTTAGATGGTTTACTTAAAAATTCATTTGAAAAGTTCGGCTTAAACACAGATATCAAGGAAAATGAATTCGATTACGAAAAATACTTAAATAAACTCAAAGATTTTGTGCGAACTGATATTTACAATATGAAAAACGAACCAGAGAAGTTCTATCCATTCAAATTAGAGGAAGATTTTATCATTAGTTTGGATGAAAGTACGAAATTTACTGGAAGAATAGACAGAGTCGATAAAACAGATTCAGGTAAGATTCGATTAATAGATTACAAATTATCAAAGAATAGTTTCAGAAAAGCAAAAGATTTGGATAAGAACAAAGGATTTCAATTTGCGATTTATTCTTCCTATGGAGATGTTGTAAGCTGCAAATACAAAAGCATTAAAGATAATGACGAATATGAATTTCTTCAAAATATTTCAAAGGATCAGTTAGATGAAATAATGATTCAAAAAGTAAATGAGTTCAGAGAAAACATTAGAAATAAGAGATTATTTATAAAAGCGAGTGATGATAATTCTTGTAAATATTGCGATTATAATAAAATTTGCAAGTTAAAGAACACAGAAGGAGAAGCTAGCAATGATTAA